A single window of Candidatus Baltobacteraceae bacterium DNA harbors:
- a CDS encoding arsenate reductase ArsC, producing the protein MPSDKKPFVLFVCRHNTGRSQMAEAYLRHFAGDAVEVASAGTEAADMPNEGVVAVMGEDGIDISLARPKVIDAGIAARADRIITMGCDVRGVARIDDDWGLPDPKGQRAERVREIRDMVKEKAKTLAAELLITQK; encoded by the coding sequence ATGCCGTCTGACAAGAAGCCATTCGTGCTGTTCGTTTGTCGCCACAACACTGGCAGAAGCCAGATGGCGGAAGCCTATCTCCGCCACTTTGCCGGCGACGCCGTGGAAGTTGCATCCGCGGGCACGGAGGCGGCCGATATGCCAAACGAGGGAGTCGTCGCAGTGATGGGTGAGGACGGCATCGATATATCTTTAGCCAGGCCGAAAGTAATCGATGCAGGTATCGCGGCTCGTGCGGACCGCATCATTACGATGGGCTGCGACGTTCGGGGCGTAGCGCGTATTGACGACGACTGGGGACTGCCGGATCCCAAAGGACAACGGGCGGAGCGCGTGCGGGAAATCCGCGATATGGTCAAAGAGAAGGCCAAGACGCTGGCAGCGGAACTTCTGATAACGCAAAAATGA